One genomic window of Cydia strobilella chromosome 11, ilCydStro3.1, whole genome shotgun sequence includes the following:
- the LOC134745182 gene encoding uncharacterized protein LOC134745182, translated as MTSFIERQKSLFNHLKDAEEQISFSKHNKAETPHDNGEMDRRHYRKLKHEMKQFRGKESIYKRPEASMRDCLRARGIPDYMKNPRKWVYYSLSDVTKEQMSDSTNSATAHAFIRELEEREAAKTRMEQDCEGPEEFVFKKPIFHVSATVKKAPEPEIPKAVFKSSKVLMPEYVVGRAQKKEKKPVRKQLPENNVDDEKKAALKLNHLYGDYGEDDDSCN; from the coding sequence ATGACATCGTTTATAGAAAGGCAGAAAAGCCTTTTTAACCATCTAAAAGATGCTGAGGAACAAATCAGCTTCTCCAAACACAATAAAGCCGAAACTCCGCATGACAATGGAGAAATGGACCGCAGGCACTACAGAAAACTAAAACATGAAATGAAGCAGTTCAGAGGTAAAGAAAGTATTTATAAGAGACCTGAAGCTTCTATGAGGGACTGTTTACGAGCGCGAGGAATCCCAGATTATATGAAAAATCCCAGAAAATGGGTGTATTATTCATTATCAGATGTGACAAAAGAGCAGATGTCAGATTCCACTAATTCTGCCACAGCACATGCTTTCATTCGTGAATTGGAAGAAAGAGAAGCTGCTAAGACTAGAATGGAACAAGACTGTGAAGGGCCTGAAGAATTTGTCTTCAAGAAACCTATTTTCCATGTATCAGCCACTGTGAAAAAAGCACCAGAACCAGAAATACCGAAAGCAGTATTTAAAAGCAGTAAAGTGCTGATGCCTGAATATGTAGTGGGGAGAGcacaaaagaaagaaaagaaaccaGTAAGAAAACAATTGCCTGAAAATAATGTGGATGATGAAAAGAAAGCGGCACTAAAGTTAAATCATCTTTATGGGGATTATGGTGAAGATGACGATAGTTGTAATTGA
- the LOC134745147 gene encoding uncharacterized protein LOC134745147 produces the protein MEEETQDNKPSASIFSRYRSPTFSRNEVQTLINIVERHKYTILNKSTNSAVNQAKELSWEKISKTFNSRGFKHERTSDCLKTKWENLKKDARKLAKNLVDDNNSYTDLTRQIVAMMSDVEANAPMEQSQNMEDNEEFNEPVSNDEKLSQNMKIKSYWESVEEKDSEDSHDGNDGERRTNRSLNFAPQECSLLLECVRKEKRLVFSKEYNAHSIGLKNKAWKRISEAFNSKSPQKRSQKVLRTKFNNMKTVAKTMGIKDAVRNFDINNTKHEKLINESSKPIKSEPMFEMELGLNGPDDDDRDNSDSNHFAPDPLSTVLNSDSGIGSTHSSSWSQDNKEVANLKLKLLNYKMETARLERQRLEEAGLASAARRSSEAATAALRLRAARLEAVAAAAKLPPHHPALLFTPEEQPAERYLRQYEHT, from the exons ATGGAAGAAGAAACGCAAGACAATAAACCTTCCGCTTCTATTTTTTC ACGATACAGGAGTCCAACATTTAGTAGAAATGAAGTTCAAACCTTAATAAATATTGTCGAAAGACATAAGTACACAATCCTTAATAAATCAACTAATTCGGCTGTGAACCAGGCCAAAGAGCTTTCATGGGAGAAGATTAGTAAAACATTTAACAGTAGGGGTTTCAAGCATGAGAGAACCTCAGATTGTTTGAAGACAAAGTGGGAGAATCTTAAAAAGGATGCAAGAAAACTTGCTAAAAATTTAGTAGATGACAACAATAGTTACACTGATCTGACTAGGCAAATAGTGGCCATGATGTCTGACGTAGAGGCCAATGCTCCTATGGAACAGAGCCAAAACATGGAAGATAATGAAGAATTTAATG AGCCTGTTTCAAATGATGAAAAATTAAGTcaaaacatgaaaataaagtccTATTGGGAGAGTGTAGAAGAAAAGGATTCTGAGGACTCGCATG atGGAAATGATGGTGAAAGgag AACCAACCGATCCCTCAATTTCGCCCCACAAGAGTGCAGCCTCCTACTGGAATGTGTCAGGAAGGAGAAGAGGCTGGTGTTCTCCAAGGAATACAATGCACATTCTATTGGGTTGAAGAATAAAGCTTGGAAAAGG ATATCTGAAGCCTTCAACAGTAAGAGTCCTCAAAAGAGGTCCCAGAAGGTTTTACGCACAAAGTTCAATAACATGAAAACAGTGGCTAAAACCATGGGTATCAAAGATGCTGTTAGGAATTTTGATATCAATAATACAAAACACGAAAAATTGATAAATGAAAGCTCCAAG CCAATTAAGTCGGAGCCTATGTTCGAAATGGAACTGGGGCTAAACGGGCCAGATGACGACGACCGTGACAACTCGGACAGCAACCACTTCGCTCCAGATCCGCTCAGCACTGTCCTTAATAGCGACTCGGGAATAG GTTCAACTCATTCCAGTTCTTGGAGTCAAGATAATAAAGAAGTCgcaaatttaaaattgaaattattaaattacaaaatggaaaCAGCGAGA CTGGAAAGGCAAAGGCTAGAAGAAGCCGGTCTTGCATCGGCCGCTCGCCGCTCGTCGGAGGCCGCGACCGCCGCGCTGCGCCTGCGCGCCGCGCGCCTCGAGGCCGTCGCGGCCGCCGCCAAGCTGCCGCCGCACCACCCCGCGCTCCTCTTCACTCCCGAGGAACAACCCGCGGAGAGATACTTGCGACAGTATGAACATACTTGA
- the LOC134745527 gene encoding N-alpha-acetyltransferase 11 codes for MNIRCARPSDLMNMQHCNLLCLPENYQMKYYFYHGLSWPQLSYVAEDEKGHIVGYVLAKMEEDGEDNRHGHITSLAVKRSHRRLGLAQKLMNQASLAMVECFQAKYVSLHVRKSNRAALNLYTNSLGFKILEIEPKYYADGEDAYSMMRDLSTFSADKSESQASDNLEIKSDSAVISQC; via the exons ATGAATATCCGATGTGCCCGCCCAAGTGACTTGATGAACATGCAGCATTGCAACTTGCTCTGTTTGCCGGAGAACTATcagatgaaatattatttttatcatggaTTATCCTGGCCGCAGCTCAGTTACGTAGCTGAAGATGAGAAAGGACATATTGTtg GATATGTTCTGGCCAAGATGGAAGAGGATGGAGAAGACAACAGACATGGTCACATAACATCACTGGCTGTGAAGAGGTCTCACCGTCGCCTGGGCCTTGCTCAAAAACTTATGAACCAAGCCTCCTTGGCTATGGTAGAATGCTTTCAG GCAAAATATGTTTCACTCCATGTCAGAAAAAGCAATAGAGCCGCATTGAACCTGTACACTAACTCTCTTGGCTTTAAAATCCTGGAGATTGAGCCTAAATATTATGCTGATGGTGAGGATGCGTACTCCATGATGCGAGATTTGAGTACATTCTCTGCAGACAAGTCGGAAAGTCAGGCTTCAGACAATTTGGAAATCAAGTCTGATTCAGCTGTTATATCTCAATGCTAa